In one Sporomusa sphaeroides DSM 2875 genomic region, the following are encoded:
- a CDS encoding N-acetylmuramoyl-L-alanine amidase family protein — protein sequence MAKICIDPGHAGGNTDPGAVNPITGLQEADINLAVAKLVKHYLEVVGYQILLTRTEQEQPETDSLGYRCRLANEWDADLVVSIHCNSATSAQANGTEIYTTVGQTLSDRLATCIINQVTATFPDLRLRADWDDGDPDKEQNFFILRYTDAPAVLLEMAFISNPKEAANLADPAWQNEMARAVARGVTDYYL from the coding sequence GTGGCGAAGATATGTATTGATCCCGGACATGCGGGCGGGAATACCGATCCGGGTGCGGTTAACCCCATAACCGGTTTGCAGGAAGCTGACATAAATCTGGCAGTCGCTAAATTGGTGAAACATTATCTGGAGGTGGTTGGTTATCAGATTTTGTTAACAAGGACTGAGCAGGAGCAGCCTGAAACCGATAGCTTGGGTTACCGGTGCCGGCTTGCCAATGAATGGGATGCTGATTTGGTGGTTTCTATTCATTGCAATTCAGCAACCAGCGCACAAGCTAATGGTACGGAGATCTATACAACCGTGGGGCAGACGCTGAGTGACCGTCTGGCTACCTGTATTATTAATCAGGTGACGGCAACTTTTCCCGATTTGCGGCTGCGGGCCGACTGGGATGATGGCGACCCGGACAAGGAACAGAACTTTTTTATATTAAGATATACAGACGCTCCGGCAGTGCTTTTGGAAATGGCGTTTATTTCAAACCCGAAGGAAGCGGCAAACCTGGCAGATCCGGCTTGGCAAAATGAAATGGCGCGCGCTGTGGCAAGGGGAGTAACTGATTATTATCTATAA
- a CDS encoding MFS transporter → MSSQIIKALYNRNYRIFFAGQGLSIIGTWMQNIALSWLIYRLTDSAFMLGLVAFIGQIPNFVLAPFAGVWIDRLGKRGVLIGTQAFSLLQASLLTWLTLTNRIEIDHILALSLLLGCINAVDVPARNAISVEMMDNQEERQNAIALNSVTYNLARLVGPAMGGILIPLVGEGYCFLLNAASYFVSILSLIALRLKANTVVQQHNDMLLQFKEGYAYTFKQLPLRNILLLLGIISVTAMPYTVLLPVFVTQNLGGNAGTLGFLLAVAGCGSFLAALFIASRSEFQGLEKLLVAAAVTIGISLISFMLPGNFWLSAILMFLLGIGFLIQVVGSNTLLQCMVDDSMRGRVMSFYTMIVMGVGPIGSLLAGSLASQIGVVYTLVLGGVCSLAGAWYFARHLSVFRIQACPIYVQSGSLASREECRF, encoded by the coding sequence ATGTCAAGCCAAATTATCAAGGCTCTTTACAACCGGAATTACCGGATTTTTTTTGCCGGTCAGGGACTGTCAATTATTGGCACCTGGATGCAGAATATTGCCTTAAGCTGGCTGATTTATCGCCTGACCGATTCGGCGTTTATGCTGGGGCTGGTGGCTTTTATCGGGCAAATTCCCAACTTTGTGCTGGCTCCTTTTGCCGGTGTATGGATCGACCGGCTGGGGAAACGCGGCGTCCTTATCGGCACTCAGGCGTTCAGCCTGCTGCAGGCTTCTCTGCTGACCTGGCTAACCTTAACCAACCGGATTGAAATAGATCATATTTTAGCTTTGAGTCTGCTGCTTGGCTGTATTAATGCTGTTGACGTACCGGCGCGCAACGCCATTTCGGTAGAGATGATGGACAATCAGGAGGAACGGCAAAATGCCATTGCGTTAAATTCAGTTACTTATAATCTGGCACGCCTGGTCGGCCCGGCGATGGGCGGAATTCTTATTCCCCTTGTCGGCGAGGGGTATTGTTTCCTGCTGAATGCTGCCAGTTATTTTGTTTCCATTTTATCGCTTATCGCGCTGCGGCTCAAAGCAAATACGGTCGTACAGCAGCATAATGATATGTTGCTGCAGTTTAAGGAGGGCTATGCATATACCTTTAAACAACTGCCTTTGCGCAATATTCTGCTGCTGCTCGGTATCATCAGTGTGACGGCCATGCCGTACACGGTGCTGCTGCCGGTTTTTGTGACGCAAAACCTGGGTGGCAATGCGGGAACTCTGGGGTTTTTGCTGGCTGTTGCCGGCTGTGGGTCATTCTTGGCTGCCCTGTTTATTGCTTCCCGCTCGGAGTTTCAGGGTCTGGAAAAGCTGTTGGTTGCAGCCGCAGTTACTATTGGCATTAGTCTTATTAGTTTTATGCTGCCGGGCAACTTCTGGTTGTCTGCAATACTGATGTTTTTGCTGGGTATCGGTTTTTTAATCCAGGTGGTTGGCAGCAATACACTGCTGCAGTGTATGGTGGATGATTCCATGCGCGGCAGGGTTATGAGCTTTTACACCATGATTGTGATGGGAGTGGGGCCTATTGGCAGCCTGCTCGCCGGATCGCTGGCCAGCCAGATTGGCGTAGTTTATACCCTGGTGCTGGGAGGTGTGTGTTCGCTGGCCGGGGCATGGTATTTTGCCAGACATCTGTCAGTATTCCGCATTCAGGCCTGTCCCATTTACGTGCAGTCAGGCAGTCTGGCCTCCCGGGAGGAATGCCGGTTTTAA
- a CDS encoding IS1182 family transposase: MLTEKLQANYTTDGNIYQLVLPMDIGDIIPADDSVRLLSAVLERMDYSKLEAAYSRLGRIERSPKRLFKILVYGYMNGIYSSRKLEQACRRDVNFIYLLGREKAPDHATIARFRSERLTEVIDDLFAQLVGQLADAGELSLSSVFIDGTKLEANANRYSFVWKKSTQSNEQKMQAKMKVQLPVLAAKLGLRFHVGQKIKAKDLKKLRKQLKVLQARQGIVFVNGKGQRKSVLQRAVETVEQYLLRQKKYDDYNHSFGERNSFSKTDRDATFLRMKEDHMKNGQLKPGYNATLAVDAEYIVGATITQERSDSQTLIPMLKKLQGLGYTKPVADAGFESEENYTWCEENKLTAFIKPANYEKAKTRKYKSDIGRRENMPYAESSDSYRCHKGHPIRAAYEKKTRSKAGYAIVTTVYTCTECAGCEHKAQCIKGKSKTPLEERSKNLYVSKTFLRQRRQMQERIQSKAGILLRLNRSIQVEGAFGVLKQDMGFRRFLLRSSIKVQTEFLLLCMGYNLNKLHNKIQKDRCGTYLHIPKTA, encoded by the coding sequence GTGCTAACTGAAAAATTACAAGCAAATTATACAACAGATGGAAACATATATCAACTAGTCTTACCCATGGACATCGGAGATATAATCCCGGCAGATGATTCGGTGCGACTACTCAGCGCGGTATTGGAAAGGATGGATTACAGCAAATTAGAGGCCGCGTACTCCCGTCTGGGCAGAATCGAGAGATCACCGAAACGTCTATTCAAAATCCTGGTCTATGGCTACATGAACGGCATCTATTCCAGCCGTAAGCTCGAACAGGCCTGTCGGCGGGATGTGAACTTCATCTATTTGTTGGGACGGGAAAAAGCCCCCGATCACGCGACTATTGCCCGGTTTCGCAGTGAACGACTGACTGAGGTGATAGACGACCTGTTCGCCCAGCTTGTCGGACAGTTGGCCGATGCAGGTGAATTGTCACTGTCGAGCGTATTTATCGACGGCACCAAGCTGGAGGCCAATGCCAACCGCTACAGCTTTGTCTGGAAGAAATCAACACAAAGCAATGAACAAAAGATGCAGGCCAAAATGAAAGTACAATTGCCGGTCCTTGCAGCAAAGCTGGGACTGCGCTTTCACGTCGGCCAGAAGATCAAAGCCAAAGACCTGAAAAAGCTGCGCAAACAGCTCAAAGTGCTGCAGGCGCGACAAGGCATCGTCTTTGTTAACGGTAAGGGGCAGCGTAAAAGTGTGCTGCAGCGGGCGGTGGAAACGGTGGAACAATACCTTCTCCGACAGAAAAAATATGACGACTACAACCACAGCTTCGGGGAACGCAACAGCTTTTCCAAAACCGACCGCGACGCCACGTTCCTGCGGATGAAAGAAGACCACATGAAAAACGGGCAGTTAAAGCCCGGCTACAATGCCACCTTGGCAGTGGATGCCGAATATATCGTAGGTGCCACTATCACTCAGGAGCGAAGCGACAGCCAGACCTTAATTCCAATGCTCAAGAAGCTTCAGGGATTGGGCTATACCAAGCCGGTAGCAGACGCAGGCTTTGAGAGCGAGGAAAACTACACCTGGTGCGAAGAAAACAAACTAACCGCGTTCATTAAACCGGCCAATTATGAAAAGGCCAAAACCCGCAAGTACAAGAGCGATATCGGCAGGCGGGAAAATATGCCCTACGCTGAGAGCAGTGACAGCTATCGCTGCCACAAGGGCCACCCAATCCGGGCGGCATATGAGAAAAAGACCCGGTCTAAGGCGGGCTATGCCATTGTGACAACAGTCTACACCTGCACCGAGTGTGCCGGCTGTGAGCATAAGGCCCAATGCATCAAAGGGAAAAGCAAGACACCGCTTGAAGAGAGGAGCAAGAACCTGTATGTATCCAAAACCTTTCTCCGACAAAGGCGGCAAATGCAGGAGCGTATCCAAAGCAAAGCAGGCATCCTGCTGCGCCTAAACCGTTCCATTCAGGTAGAGGGAGCCTTTGGGGTACTCAAACAGGACATGGGCTTCCGGCGATTTCTGCTGAGGAGCAGCATCAAAGTGCAGACGGAATTTCTCTTACTGTGTATGGGGTACAACCTAAACAAACTCCACAACAAGATCCAAAAGGACCGGTGTGGAACCTATTTACATATTCCTAAAACAGCCTGA
- a CDS encoding GDSL-type esterase/lipase family protein, with the protein MRLVKIIAIMASIVFFTITTTAQAGKIQLLWPNAVDAVMYELEIAGIAVREDTPAPQEQVFYTATNVYTPGVELDLALFEQQDLEKLYYRVRPLDLEKKPVGTFTRSVALSRAELNPGKPTVTTLFSGHPVPLYPVYAWIPVLGAARYEIEVTDRLPEMQNGTEPSRYRVRSYSMGPGFDFYDTEPFTQDGRYYWRVIALDQDDQALGTYSEAVPFSIDTGRYQWAIYGDSITHGGGAVSNPPSDARFDYSYYLSVPVKNLGKSGDTAEALVERFEAEVLPFKPKYLLILGGTNSIRGGAAAKEVIDSLKAIKKKCRKNGIKPIFLTLPPLNPDRIQQVFNQDTAANWQQELAKVNAFIKTQPDYIDIYSVLVDENGLLPVKYAQDGLHPDIAGKRLMGQAVNAYISHFAGY; encoded by the coding sequence TTGAGACTGGTAAAAATAATAGCCATCATGGCAAGTATAGTTTTTTTCACTATAACAACAACCGCACAGGCAGGAAAAATTCAGTTATTATGGCCCAATGCGGTGGATGCGGTAATGTATGAACTGGAAATAGCCGGTATTGCAGTGAGGGAAGATACCCCCGCACCGCAAGAGCAGGTATTTTATACAGCCACTAACGTATATACACCGGGTGTGGAGCTGGACTTGGCTCTGTTTGAGCAACAGGATCTGGAAAAACTGTATTACCGGGTTCGCCCCCTGGATTTGGAGAAGAAGCCGGTAGGGACTTTTACGCGGTCGGTGGCACTCTCGCGGGCAGAATTAAATCCGGGGAAGCCAACTGTGACTACTCTTTTTAGCGGGCATCCGGTTCCGTTATATCCGGTATATGCGTGGATTCCTGTTTTAGGGGCTGCCCGGTATGAGATTGAAGTGACAGACCGGTTGCCGGAAATGCAAAATGGCACTGAACCGTCTCGCTATCGGGTACGGTCTTATTCTATGGGGCCGGGGTTTGATTTTTATGATACAGAACCGTTTACTCAGGACGGCAGGTATTATTGGCGGGTAATAGCTTTGGATCAGGATGATCAGGCTCTGGGAACCTACTCTGAGGCTGTTCCGTTTTCAATAGATACAGGCAGGTATCAATGGGCTATTTACGGCGACAGCATTACCCATGGCGGGGGAGCGGTATCCAACCCGCCTTCTGACGCGCGGTTTGATTATTCCTATTACTTGTCGGTTCCGGTAAAGAATCTGGGTAAAAGCGGTGATACGGCCGAGGCTCTGGTAGAACGGTTTGAAGCCGAGGTTTTGCCTTTTAAGCCGAAGTATTTGCTGATTTTGGGAGGTACAAACAGTATTAGAGGCGGGGCTGCGGCAAAAGAAGTGATTGACTCGTTGAAGGCTATTAAGAAAAAATGCAGGAAAAATGGCATCAAGCCCATCTTTTTGACCCTTCCTCCCTTAAATCCGGATCGCATACAACAGGTGTTTAATCAGGATACTGCCGCAAACTGGCAGCAGGAATTGGCAAAAGTCAATGCCTTTATCAAAACCCAGCCGGACTATATTGACATATACTCTGTTTTGGTGGATGAAAATGGTTTGCTGCCGGTAAAGTATGCGCAGGACGGGCTTCACCCGGATATTGCGGGCAAGCGGCTTATGGGGCAGGCGGTAAATGCGTATATCAGCCATTTTGCCGGATATTAG
- the dapB gene encoding 4-hydroxy-tetrahydrodipicolinate reductase: MKIALVGLGRTGRIVAEYLLEQDALAMVLCKPNSLSANSDLGELLNIKPTGIMLETTAHLEKKLFHKKPDVLIDFSSHHFLKENIHTLAKCGVNVVTAVTEYDRAEIEKFKALADKGNIGIVMAPNITYGVNVLMLMAEIAAEILGDYDFDVFEEHHKYKKDRPSGTAMKIANKIRNGLATQKEIPEHVVRAGGIVGKHKVSICGEFDKLEISHESFSRVAFAQGAYKAAQFIAGKTGFYEMSDIFDSERRQRRQHAVMHPKTIELEKEDPA; encoded by the coding sequence ATGAAAATTGCGCTTGTCGGCTTGGGGAGAACGGGAAGAATTGTAGCAGAGTATCTTTTGGAACAGGATGCCCTCGCCATGGTACTTTGTAAGCCAAACAGTCTAAGTGCCAATAGTGATCTGGGTGAGTTACTAAACATCAAACCCACAGGAATCATGCTCGAAACAACCGCTCATTTAGAAAAAAAGCTTTTTCACAAGAAGCCTGATGTACTGATTGACTTTTCCAGTCATCACTTTCTCAAAGAAAACATTCACACCTTGGCTAAGTGCGGTGTAAATGTGGTAACAGCGGTAACCGAGTATGACCGGGCCGAGATTGAAAAATTCAAAGCCTTGGCTGATAAGGGAAATATCGGCATCGTAATGGCTCCCAATATTACTTATGGGGTTAATGTGCTGATGCTGATGGCAGAAATCGCTGCAGAAATACTGGGTGATTATGATTTTGATGTTTTTGAAGAGCATCACAAATACAAAAAGGATCGGCCATCAGGTACTGCTATGAAGATTGCCAATAAAATTCGCAACGGGCTGGCAACGCAGAAAGAGATTCCTGAGCATGTTGTCAGAGCCGGTGGTATTGTCGGCAAGCACAAGGTTTCAATATGCGGCGAATTTGACAAACTTGAAATTTCACATGAATCCTTCTCCAGAGTGGCTTTTGCGCAAGGTGCTTATAAAGCGGCCCAGTTTATCGCAGGCAAAACCGGATTTTATGAAATGAGCGACATTTTTGATTCCGAGCGCCGGCAGCGACGCCAGCATGCCGTCATGCATCCCAAAACCATTGAATTGGAAAAGGAAGATCCCGCATAA
- a CDS encoding 2,3-butanediol dehydrogenase has product MKAAVWYGKKDIRVMDVPEPPAPPAGWVKVKVHWCGICGSDLHEYIAGPIFIPVETPHALTGDTAPLILGHEFSGEVVEVGAGVANVKAGDRVAPDACQVCWECARCKEHRYSLCEKLAFTGLMTDGAFAEYVNVPAYTIYKIPDHLPYDTAALVEPLAVGFHAVRQSKLQLGDTAVVVGAGTIGLGTVMAAKAAGASRVYCVEVAKARKELALQVGADAVFDPNELDVVAKIKELTNGGADVVIECVGSDRSTPVAVELARSAGRVVIAGIYEKATSLNFNALSFTEREIVGCLAYYGEFAACIDLISDGRIDVKPMITGRISIDDIVEKGFEELVNRKEQNIKILVKPF; this is encoded by the coding sequence ATGAAAGCAGCCGTATGGTATGGCAAAAAGGATATTCGGGTTATGGATGTTCCTGAACCGCCGGCCCCGCCGGCCGGTTGGGTAAAAGTCAAGGTACATTGGTGCGGTATTTGTGGCTCTGACCTGCATGAATATATTGCCGGCCCGATTTTTATTCCGGTCGAGACACCGCATGCGCTTACCGGTGATACAGCTCCTCTCATTTTAGGTCATGAATTTTCCGGCGAAGTCGTGGAAGTCGGCGCCGGTGTTGCCAATGTCAAAGCCGGCGACCGGGTTGCGCCCGATGCCTGCCAGGTATGCTGGGAATGCGCCCGCTGCAAGGAGCATCGTTACAGCCTGTGCGAGAAGCTGGCTTTTACCGGCTTAATGACCGATGGCGCCTTTGCCGAATACGTAAACGTACCTGCCTACACCATTTACAAAATTCCTGATCACCTGCCCTACGATACGGCAGCTCTGGTTGAGCCGCTGGCCGTTGGTTTTCATGCCGTACGGCAAAGCAAGCTGCAGCTGGGGGATACGGCAGTAGTAGTCGGGGCAGGCACCATTGGGCTGGGCACGGTTATGGCCGCCAAGGCTGCCGGTGCCAGCAGGGTTTACTGCGTGGAGGTAGCCAAAGCCCGCAAGGAACTGGCGCTGCAGGTGGGGGCTGACGCTGTCTTTGACCCGAATGAGCTGGATGTTGTCGCCAAAATTAAGGAGCTGACCAATGGTGGCGCCGATGTAGTCATTGAGTGTGTCGGCAGTGACAGGAGCACACCGGTGGCTGTAGAACTTGCCCGTTCGGCCGGCCGGGTAGTTATTGCCGGTATCTACGAAAAAGCCACCAGCCTGAACTTTAACGCGCTGTCATTTACCGAAAGAGAAATTGTCGGTTGCCTGGCCTATTACGGTGAGTTTGCCGCTTGTATCGACCTCATCTCTGACGGCAGAATTGACGTCAAGCCGATGATTACCGGCAGGATAAGCATTGACGACATTGTGGAAAAAGGCTTTGAAGAACTGGTAAACAGGAAAGAGCAAAACATCAAAATACTGGTAAAACCCTTTTAA
- the fliB gene encoding flagellin lysine-N-methylase, with the protein MRNSNNNVTVLLKGAITLTRLQYPQTQRVPSHVMGFSCSRCTRCCTNKWRIEIDDTSCEKLYDQYSLLGRQQKLYKNISVETNGQFVRFASNGNCVFLDDNNLCSIQVQLGQEFLPDVCKLYPRRVFASKRGWEFALSLSCRTAVDTLLHHPITITELPYAAEQPEPPFYFARPNTFKWYFPENQSPDDIRHHYYRLENSLVQILQRTEYSVGERLIMVAAAGCSSCPQALPPDKQLGSFRLFCQKYLSEHGSGRSSQLLRSLLLVVALDTILSLEEATFSIRLTVPPLNPAQYLQTLEKYYFPAQKDVSPLLENYLVNFVLSKHFFFQTFETAYLRMTFLHDAVIFFAVAYAIITRQVVNKPLLLQAIYDVENIFYENWFYAQPPEQSFL; encoded by the coding sequence TTGAGGAATAGTAATAATAATGTTACAGTGTTGCTGAAGGGGGCGATTACTCTGACCCGGTTACAATATCCCCAGACCCAACGGGTTCCCAGCCATGTCATGGGCTTTTCCTGCAGCCGGTGCACCCGTTGCTGCACCAATAAATGGCGGATAGAAATAGACGATACATCCTGTGAAAAGTTATATGACCAGTACAGCCTGCTGGGCCGCCAGCAGAAACTATATAAAAACATTAGCGTTGAAACCAACGGCCAGTTCGTCCGGTTTGCCAGCAACGGCAACTGCGTCTTTCTGGACGATAATAATCTTTGCAGCATTCAGGTACAGCTTGGACAAGAATTCCTGCCAGATGTATGCAAGCTATATCCCCGGCGGGTATTCGCCTCAAAACGCGGCTGGGAGTTTGCCTTGTCACTATCCTGCCGGACGGCAGTCGACACCCTGCTCCATCATCCCATCACCATAACCGAATTACCCTACGCTGCTGAGCAGCCTGAGCCGCCCTTTTATTTTGCCCGGCCCAACACCTTCAAGTGGTATTTTCCGGAAAATCAGTCCCCGGATGACATTCGTCACCATTACTACCGCCTCGAAAACTCTCTGGTGCAAATATTACAGCGTACGGAATACTCCGTCGGCGAACGGTTGATAATGGTTGCAGCCGCCGGCTGCTCCTCATGCCCGCAAGCTTTGCCGCCCGATAAGCAGCTTGGCAGCTTTCGCTTATTTTGCCAAAAATATTTGTCTGAGCATGGTTCGGGGCGCTCCTCCCAGTTATTGCGAAGCCTGCTGTTGGTGGTCGCTTTGGATACCATTTTGTCTTTGGAGGAAGCCACCTTTTCCATACGGCTGACAGTACCGCCGCTAAATCCTGCTCAATATTTGCAGACGCTGGAAAAATACTATTTCCCGGCCCAAAAGGATGTTAGCCCACTCCTGGAAAACTATCTGGTAAATTTTGTACTCAGCAAGCATTTCTTTTTTCAAACATTTGAAACGGCGTATTTAAGAATGACCTTCCTCCATGATGCGGTAATCTTCTTTGCCGTAGCCTACGCCATTATCACCCGCCAGGTTGTCAATAAACCACTTCTGCTCCAGGCAATCTATGATGTGGAAAACATTTTCTACGAAAATTGGTTTTACGCGCAGCCGCCAGAGCAATCTTTTTTGTAA
- a CDS encoding zinc-ribbon domain containing protein: MAQDKTLSCRDCGAEFVFSASEQDFFAEKGFTNEPGRCPECRAARKQQNNRGGAGRNSGFQQREMHDVTCAACGVETQVPFRPSSDRPVYCRDCFNQQSGRRY, from the coding sequence ATGGCCCAAGACAAAACTTTATCTTGCCGCGACTGCGGCGCTGAGTTCGTATTCTCAGCATCTGAACAGGATTTCTTCGCAGAAAAAGGTTTCACTAACGAACCTGGCCGCTGCCCTGAATGCCGTGCAGCTCGCAAACAACAAAACAACCGTGGTGGCGCTGGTCGTAACTCCGGCTTCCAACAACGTGAAATGCATGACGTAACCTGTGCAGCTTGTGGTGTTGAAACCCAAGTTCCGTTCCGTCCTAGCAGCGATCGTCCTGTATACTGCAGAGACTGCTTCAACCAACAAAGCGGCAGACGCTACTAA
- a CDS encoding sigma-54-dependent Fis family transcriptional regulator → MEKSEITSRELIWEKFVTCGEIENHIILPPIADSWLRCSKQGVNPDGGKSENILEYRDIADLLERKREIISIAKPFTLNLYRLFKNSGFILVLTDEHGYVMDSFGDSDSMENARNILRFVQGASWREMDVGTNAISVALSTGKPVQVSGAEHYCKKHHQWTCSAAPIYGYNGEIVAVLDLSGPAQAAYSHTLGMVAAAANAITMQFNVQQKNYELALMNKRLTSIFNTMSDGVILFDRSGIVRESNPIAAQLLGKKGKSTNGIPVDVALGGNNEIISKLLHNKEIYADLELPIDTERGVSRCVLSGETIVDGNGVISGGVIILRPVDKVHRLINKFSGHYTTFKFSDIIGQDPKLAEAIRQATMAANTLSNVVLLGESGTGKEMFAQAIHNQSSRRNGPFIALNCGAIPRELVGSELFGYEEGAFTGARRGGRPGNFELASGGTLFLDEIGDMPLEQQVAMLRVLQDRKVARIGGNKVIPVDVRIICATNKDLCKLVRQGTFRQDLYYRLQVFTINIPPLRERREDIELLFRSFVEQLGQEQGTSFRVAAAVWDLIIRYDWPGNVRELRNVVERACNMAENGVITLNCLPPELLPGMAADVSPPVEQAPEQEQAINRNTRKLLMAEKERQEIVLLLMQEGGNISRVASLLGIARSTLYRKMRQYSIAN, encoded by the coding sequence GTGGAAAAAAGTGAAATTACCAGTAGAGAACTGATTTGGGAAAAGTTTGTTACCTGTGGTGAAATAGAAAACCATATTATCTTACCCCCAATTGCTGACTCTTGGCTCCGGTGTTCGAAGCAGGGAGTTAATCCTGACGGCGGCAAAAGTGAAAATATCTTAGAATACCGGGATATTGCCGACCTGCTTGAAAGAAAGCGGGAAATTATCAGTATTGCCAAACCCTTTACCCTTAATTTGTACCGGCTCTTTAAAAACTCAGGCTTTATCCTGGTTTTAACCGATGAACACGGCTATGTAATGGATAGCTTCGGTGACAGCGATTCGATGGAAAATGCCCGGAATATTTTGCGGTTTGTTCAGGGAGCCAGCTGGCGGGAGATGGATGTGGGGACCAATGCCATTTCGGTTGCTTTGTCAACCGGCAAGCCGGTTCAGGTATCGGGCGCCGAGCATTATTGCAAGAAACATCATCAATGGACTTGTTCGGCAGCCCCTATTTACGGCTATAACGGCGAGATTGTCGCTGTTCTGGATTTGTCCGGGCCGGCCCAGGCCGCCTATTCCCATACGCTGGGCATGGTAGCGGCGGCAGCCAACGCCATTACCATGCAATTTAATGTTCAGCAAAAGAATTATGAACTGGCATTAATGAATAAACGTCTGACAAGCATATTTAATACCATGTCAGATGGCGTGATTCTGTTTGACCGTTCCGGCATAGTGCGTGAGTCCAATCCCATAGCCGCCCAGCTTCTGGGAAAAAAGGGCAAGAGCACCAATGGAATTCCCGTGGATGTTGCCTTGGGCGGCAATAATGAAATAATCAGCAAACTGCTGCACAATAAAGAAATATATGCCGACCTGGAATTGCCGATTGATACCGAACGGGGCGTAAGCCGGTGTGTGTTGTCCGGTGAGACTATTGTTGACGGCAACGGGGTCATTAGCGGTGGTGTTATCATTTTGCGGCCGGTAGACAAGGTGCATCGCCTGATCAATAAATTCAGCGGCCATTATACCACATTTAAATTTAGTGACATTATTGGCCAGGACCCGAAATTAGCAGAAGCAATCAGGCAGGCCACGATGGCTGCCAATACCTTGTCCAATGTGGTGCTGCTGGGCGAAAGCGGCACCGGCAAGGAAATGTTTGCCCAGGCCATCCATAATCAAAGCTCGCGGCGGAACGGGCCGTTTATTGCCTTGAATTGCGGGGCTATCCCCCGTGAACTGGTAGGCAGCGAGCTGTTTGGTTACGAAGAAGGCGCGTTTACCGGCGCCAGGCGGGGCGGCAGACCGGGTAACTTTGAACTGGCTTCAGGCGGCACCCTGTTTCTGGATGAAATCGGCGACATGCCGTTAGAACAGCAGGTAGCCATGCTGCGAGTGCTGCAGGACCGGAAGGTTGCGCGTATTGGCGGCAATAAGGTTATTCCTGTGGATGTGCGGATTATTTGTGCCACCAATAAGGATTTGTGCAAGCTGGTCCGGCAGGGAACTTTCCGGCAGGATTTGTATTACCGCTTACAAGTATTTACCATTAACATTCCGCCGCTCAGAGAGCGGCGGGAGGATATTGAACTGCTGTTTCGCAGTTTTGTTGAGCAACTTGGCCAGGAACAGGGAACAAGCTTTAGGGTGGCCGCTGCAGTTTGGGACCTTATTATCCGGTATGACTGGCCGGGCAATGTGCGTGAACTGCGTAATGTTGTGGAAAGAGCCTGCAATATGGCGGAAAATGGTGTAATTACCCTGAACTGCCTGCCGCCGGAGCTGCTCCCCGGTATGGCTGCGGACGTTTCGCCGCCGGTAGAGCAGGCGCCAGAGCAAGAGCAGGCAATCAACCGTAATACGCGTAAATTGCTTATGGCGGAAAAAGAACGGCAGGAGATCGTATTATTACTGATGCAGGAAGGCGGTAATATAAGCCGGGTGGCCAGCCTGCTGGGAATAGCGCGCAGCACTCTTTACCGGAAAATGCGGCAGTATTCCATTGCTAATTGA
- a CDS encoding PaaI family thioesterase, which yields MTKQEQLKMHLYELYAHNPFVNLLQMKIEELGEGTVKLSMPVLADKHTNLYNMAHGGALASLADTAMGMACATTGKKVVTLDMNLNYIRGVECQEAIIATGTLIHNGRSTMVAEAEIVNSSRNLLVKARATFFVTGTFL from the coding sequence ATGACCAAGCAAGAGCAGCTTAAAATGCATTTATATGAACTTTACGCTCATAATCCTTTTGTAAACCTGCTGCAGATGAAGATTGAAGAATTAGGCGAAGGCACAGTAAAGCTGTCGATGCCCGTGCTGGCAGACAAGCATACCAATCTGTACAATATGGCCCATGGCGGAGCATTGGCTTCCCTGGCCGATACCGCTATGGGAATGGCCTGCGCCACTACCGGCAAAAAAGTTGTGACCCTGGATATGAATTTAAACTATATCCGGGGCGTCGAATGCCAGGAAGCCATCATTGCCACCGGCACATTAATTCACAACGGCAGGTCAACGATGGTTGCCGAAGCTGAGATTGTTAACAGCAGCCGCAATTTGCTCGTTAAAGCCAGAGCCACCTTCTTTGTAACAGGAACCTTTCTGTAG